A DNA window from Vicinamibacteria bacterium contains the following coding sequences:
- the mltB gene encoding lytic murein transglycosylase B produces the protein MLLIAYYCLLALLASPATPSPPAIDAFIEEMAAKHGFDKSELEVAFGRVRSQKTIIELMDRAVEPKPWDEYRNLFVNPEKLEGGERFWRDHHRALERARERYGVPEEIITAVIGIESHYGRHLGRFNVLEALVTLAFDYPRRSGTFRLELEHYLLLAREEGIIGLESTRGSYAGAMGIAQFMPGSYRRYAIDFDGDGRRDLLRSAEDAIGSVANYFTAHGWQSDQPIAAPVQIVGGSTEPFQSSRLSTRYRLEELKALGVEAPGVYALDSRVIPVKLSNRVDTEYWLGFDNFYVITRYNQSTYYAMAVHQLAAALRERVEANTASAP, from the coding sequence ATGTTGTTGATCGCATACTATTGCCTTCTCGCGCTCCTCGCGTCCCCCGCGACGCCCAGTCCGCCAGCAATCGACGCATTCATCGAGGAGATGGCGGCCAAGCATGGCTTCGACAAGTCCGAGCTCGAGGTCGCTTTCGGGCGGGTCCGCTCGCAGAAGACGATCATCGAGCTCATGGATCGTGCGGTCGAGCCAAAGCCCTGGGACGAGTACCGCAATCTCTTCGTCAACCCCGAAAAGCTCGAGGGTGGGGAGCGTTTCTGGCGCGACCATCATCGAGCGCTCGAGCGCGCCCGCGAGCGCTACGGCGTCCCGGAAGAAATCATCACCGCGGTAATCGGCATCGAGAGCCATTACGGCCGTCACCTCGGGCGGTTCAATGTGCTGGAAGCACTCGTCACCTTGGCATTCGATTACCCGAGGCGTTCGGGAACGTTTCGACTCGAGCTCGAGCATTACCTTCTCCTCGCACGGGAGGAAGGGATCATCGGACTCGAGAGCACTCGTGGATCCTACGCGGGCGCCATGGGAATCGCCCAGTTCATGCCCGGCAGCTATCGGCGCTACGCGATTGACTTCGACGGGGATGGTCGGCGGGATCTACTCCGAAGCGCGGAAGATGCCATCGGAAGCGTGGCCAACTACTTCACCGCACATGGCTGGCAGAGCGATCAGCCCATCGCCGCGCCGGTACAGATCGTCGGGGGCTCCACCGAACCGTTCCAATCGTCCCGGCTCTCGACTCGTTACCGGCTCGAGGAGCTCAAGGCTCTCGGGGTCGAGGCCCCGGGCGTCTACGCTTTAGACTCGAGAGTCATCCCGGTCAAGCTGAGCAACCGAGTCGACACCGAATACTGGCTCGGGTTCGACAACTTCTACGTGATCACGCGCTACAACCAGAGCACGTACTACGCCATGGCCGTCCACCAGCTAGCGGCCGCGCTGCGCGAGAGGGTCGAGGCTAACACCGCCTCCGCCCCGTGA
- a CDS encoding TauD/TfdA family dioxygenase: MLEIVPTGGALGAEVRGVDASAPLDPSVVARLKQGLVDELLLFFRDQRLEDADLVRFTRYFGDARAHVREQPDRPLKEIFVVSNVLEDGKPIGALGSGELTFHSDLSYLPRPGLFSVVYAVEVPRRGGDTQWVNCYAAYDALPTELRDRVLRLRAVHRHGEEKQNPATPAAHPIIRTHPQTNRRAIFVGHQFTRYVVGISAGESREILDRLLAHVSRPEFVWTHQWRAGDLVIWDNRCTLHRREAFDDRERRILKRTQTFGEEPYLAL, translated from the coding sequence ATGTTGGAGATCGTTCCCACCGGAGGTGCCCTCGGCGCCGAGGTTCGCGGCGTCGACGCTTCCGCACCCCTGGATCCGTCTGTCGTGGCCCGCTTGAAGCAGGGACTCGTCGACGAGCTTCTGTTGTTCTTCCGGGACCAGAGGCTAGAGGACGCCGACCTGGTGCGTTTCACTCGCTATTTCGGAGACGCCCGAGCCCACGTCCGAGAGCAGCCCGACCGACCGCTGAAAGAGATCTTCGTCGTCTCGAATGTCTTGGAAGACGGAAAGCCCATCGGCGCGCTCGGCTCCGGAGAGCTGACGTTCCACAGCGATCTGTCTTACCTCCCTCGACCGGGACTCTTCTCCGTGGTCTACGCGGTCGAAGTCCCGCGGCGCGGCGGGGATACCCAGTGGGTGAACTGCTATGCGGCCTATGACGCCCTCCCCACCGAGCTTCGCGATCGCGTGCTCCGGTTGAGGGCCGTCCATCGTCACGGCGAGGAAAAGCAGAATCCGGCGACTCCGGCCGCTCATCCAATCATCCGCACCCATCCGCAGACGAACCGGCGGGCGATCTTCGTGGGGCATCAATTCACCCGATACGTCGTTGGCATTTCCGCGGGCGAGAGTCGCGAGATTCTCGATCGGCTTCTCGCACACGTCAGTCGTCCCGAGTTCGTTTGGACTCATCAATGGCGCGCCGGCGATCTGGTCATCTGGGACAATCGGTGTACGCTCCATCGCCGGGAGGCGTTCGATGACCGCGAGCGTCGCATTCTGAAGAGGACGCAAACGTTTGGGGAAGAGCCTTACCTCGCGCTCTGA